The Spiribacter roseus genome includes the window ACCAGCATCGCGATCCGCACGATGACCGCCCGCGACGGGGTGCTCGACTATCGCGCCGGCGGCGGACTGGTCGTGGATTCGGAGTGCGGCGCCGAATTTGATGAGACTGAATCCAAGGCGGCGGCCTTTCGCCGGCTGCTGGCGGTGGTAGGGTGACCACGAAGGCAATCAAACGAGTCGGTCGAACAGGAGGCAGGAACGATGGAAGATGTGGTGATCGTGGCCGCGGGCCGCAGTGCGGTGGGGTCCTTCGGCGGCACGCTGGCCCCGCTGGGTGCGGCGGATATCGGCACGCAGGTGATCCGTGGCGTGCTCTCGCGGGCGGATATCGACCCCGCGGTGATTGACGAGGTGGTGCTGGGTCAGGTCCTGACCGCGGCCGTTGGCATGAACCCGGCGCGCCAGTCCGCGCTGAATGCCGGGCTGCCCGAGACCACTCCGGCGATGACCATCAACAAGGTCTGCGGCAGCGGCCTGAAGGCGACGCACATGGCCGCCCAGGCCATCGCGCTGGAGGATGCCGGCGTGGTCCTCGCCGGCGGTCAGGAGTCGATGAGCCAGGCGCCGCATGCCCTGCCCAACTCACGCAATGGCCAGCGCATGGGCCCGTGGAAGCTTGAGGACACCATGCTCAAGGATGGCCTCACCGATGTGTTCAACAACTATCACATGGGTGTGACCGCCGAGAATCTCGCCACCGAGTACGGCATCAGCCGCGAGGAGCAGGATGCCTTCGCGGCGCGCTCGCAGCAGCTTGCCGAGGCGGCGCAGAAGGCCGGAAGCTTCGACGATGAGATCGTTCCCGTCGAGATCCCCCAGCGCAAGGGCGACCCGGTGGTGTTCGACACCGACGAGTTCCCGCGCCACGGCACCACCGCCGAAGGCCTGGCGAAGATGCGCCCGGCGTTCGCCAAGGACGGGACGGTCACCGCCGGTAACGCCTCGGGCATCAACGACGGCGCCGCCGTGGTGCTGATGATGGGCGAGAGCCGCGCCCGGGCGCTGGGGCTCGAGCCGATTGCCCGCATCAAGGCCTATGCCAACGCCGGTGTCGCGCCGAGTCTGATGGGCAGCGGCCCGATCCCGGCCACGCA containing:
- a CDS encoding acetyl-CoA C-acetyltransferase, yielding MEDVVIVAAGRSAVGSFGGTLAPLGAADIGTQVIRGVLSRADIDPAVIDEVVLGQVLTAAVGMNPARQSALNAGLPETTPAMTINKVCGSGLKATHMAAQAIALEDAGVVLAGGQESMSQAPHALPNSRNGQRMGPWKLEDTMLKDGLTDVFNNYHMGVTAENLATEYGISREEQDAFAARSQQLAEAAQKAGSFDDEIVPVEIPQRKGDPVVFDTDEFPRHGTTAEGLAKMRPAFAKDGTVTAGNASGINDGAAVVLMMGESRARALGLEPIARIKAYANAGVAPSLMGSGPIPATQRCLERAGWSIDDLELIESNEAFAAQALAVNKALGWDPEKINVNGGAIAIGHPIGASGARILVTLLHEMRRRDVNRGLATLCIGGGQGVALAVER